The Plectropomus leopardus isolate mb chromosome 7, YSFRI_Pleo_2.0, whole genome shotgun sequence genome window below encodes:
- the LOC121945641 gene encoding protein tyrosine phosphatase type IVA 3, with translation MNRPAPVELCHKNMRFLITHNPTDSTLSSFIEDLKRYGATTVVRVCDVTYDKTPLEKDGITVVDWPFDDGAPPPSKLVDDWLSLLMKKFQEDPGCCVAVHCVAGLGRAPVLVALALIESGMKYEDAIQLIRQKRRGAINSKQLTYLEKYRSKQRLRFKDSHAQKNKCCTM, from the exons ATGAACCGTCCAGCTCCGGTGGAACTGtgccacaaaaacatgagattcCTCATCACACACAACCCCACAGACAGCACTCTCAGCTCCTTCATAGAG GATCTGAAGCGCTATGGTGCCACCACAGTTGTACGAGTATGTGATGTCACTTATGACAAAACACCGTTGGAGAAAGACGGCATCACTGTGGTG GACTGGCCATTTGATGACGGAGCCCCGCCCCCCAGTAAACTGGTAGATGATTGGTTGAGTCTGCTGATGAAGAAGTTTCAGGAGGATCCAGGATGCTGCGTGGCTGTTCACTGTGTGGCTGGACTGGGAAG GGCTCCTGTGCTGGTCGCTCTGGCTCTGATAGAGAGCGGGATGAAGTATGAAGATGCTATTCAACTCATCAGACA gaaGCGTCGTGGAGCGATCAACAGCAAACAGCTAACATACCTGGAGAAATATCGATCCAAGCAGAGACTGCGCTTCAAAGACTCTCATGCACAAAAGAACAAGTGTTGcacaatgtga